One window of the Penaeus vannamei isolate JL-2024 chromosome 31, ASM4276789v1, whole genome shotgun sequence genome contains the following:
- the LOC113806521 gene encoding zinc finger CCCH domain-containing protein 10 isoform X2, translated as MRLKNEMVIRMNSHSKEEGRGGGSGEDDNICRDFLRNVCRRGKRCKFKHPEETDPGPPNKPVKIDLTFCHDYQNGHCSRAMCRFIHCTCEDEDYYLRTGDIAPHILDQAIRKGQLGDVTLNGDVPICKDYLMGECSRRRGGKCKFRHITKTEYEAEIYGQEIDPSLNHYDHNINHEPIGNICPPDPKRQRFDIKPIPPEFPREREFIRPVEEVMVGRDINLREFRDRDRERIKERDRRGLEEILILRKQMDDLKKENASLKKDVSDLRATNEFLLDQVTTLRLSKAGGSVTAVTVPAVSLASTIPVATSVQPLTAAQLSQPLPITSDGSVVALPTGPPRPPPPPQAPQQAPPQSLAPPTQQVAVAQPGPAVVGSVGGVQVSLAQTGLTAVSLSTVSLNPQIAPATSMAPSMGRPSAQNMAISMSGASGHLVSYPIMTQPGLRPQLQ; from the exons ATGAG ACTCAAAAATGAAATGGTAATTAGAATGAACAGCCacagtaaggaggagggaagaggagggggtagcggAGAGGATGACAACATTTGCAGGGATTTTCTGCGCAATGTTTGCCGCCGAGGTAAACGTTGCAAGTTCAAACACCCAGAAGAGACTGACCCTGGACCGCCCAACAAGCCTGTTAAGATTGATCTAACCTTCTGCCATGACTATCAGAATGGTCACTGCTCAAGGGCTATGTGCAG GTTTATTCACTGTACATGTGAAGATGAGGACTACTATCTAAGGACGGGTGACATTGCGCCACATATCCTGGACCAGGCAATCAGAAAGGGTCAGCTGGGGGATGTTACTCTCAATGGTGACGTGCCAATTTGCAAA GACTACCTGATGGGTGAATGTTCTAGACGCAGGGGTGGGAAATGCAAGTTCCGTCACATAACAAAGACTGAATACGAAGCAGAGATCTATGGACAAGAGATTGATCCATCGTTGAACCACTATGATCATAACATAAACCATGAACCTATTGGTAATATTTGCCCACCCGATCCTAAACGACAGAGATTTGATATTAAGCCAATTCCACCTGAGTTCCCCAGAGAGCGCGAGTTTATCAGACCAGTAGAAGAGGTCATGGTAGGCCGTGACATTAACTTGAGGGAGTTTCGAGACAGAGATCGGGAGCGAATTAAGGAGAGGGACAGACGAGGCTTAGAAGAGATTCTAATCCTAAGGAAGCAGATGGACgacttaaagaaagaaaatgcatctCTGAAGAAGGATGTGTCTGATCTTAGAGCAACAAATGAGTTTCTCTTAGATCAG GTGACAACATTACGTCTAAGTAAAGCAGGAGGAAGTGTAACAGCAGTGACAGTACCAGCAGTAAGTTTGGCATCCACCATTCCAGTTGCAACAAGTGTACAACCTCTCACTGCAGCCCAGCTGTCTCAACCTCTCCCAATCACATCCGATGGGTCTGTAGTGGCCCTGCCAACTGGTCCCCCAcggccgccaccaccacctcaagCACCCCAGCAGGCCCCACCTCAATCATTAGCTCCTCCTACACAGCAGGTTGCTGTAGCACAGCCTGGGCCAGCAGTTGTAGGGTCTGTCGGAGGTGTGCAGGTATCTTTAGCACAGACTGGATTAACAGCTGTTTCTCTATCGACTGTGTCTCTCAACCCTCAGATTGCCCCTGCTACTTCCATGGCCCCATCCATGGGCAGACCCTCTGCCCAGAACATGGCAATATCCATGAGTGGTGCTTCAGGTCATCTTGTTTCTTACCCCATCATGACACAACCAGGTCTCAGGCCACAGTTACAGTAG
- the LOC113806521 gene encoding zinc finger CCCH domain-containing protein 10 isoform X3 has translation MVIRMNSHSKEEGRGGGSGEDDNICRDFLRNVCRRGKRCKFKHPEETDPGPPNKPVKIDLTFCHDYQNGHCSRAMCRFIHCTCEDEDYYLRTGDIAPHILDQAIRKGQLGDVTLNGDVPICKDYLMGECSRRRGGKCKFRHITKTEYEAEIYGQEIDPSLNHYDHNINHEPIGNICPPDPKRQRFDIKPIPPEFPREREFIRPVEEVMVGRDINLREFRDRDRERIKERDRRGLEEILILRKQMDDLKKENASLKKDVSDLRATNEFLLDQVTTLRLSKAGGSVTAVTVPAVSLASTIPVATSVQPLTAAQLSQPLPITSDGSVVALPTGPPRPPPPPQAPQQAPPQSLAPPTQQVAVAQPGPAVVGSVGGVQVSLAQTGLTAVSLSTVSLNPQIAPATSMAPSMGRPSAQNMAISMSGASGHLVSYPIMTQPGLRPQLQ, from the exons ATGGTAATTAGAATGAACAGCCacagtaaggaggagggaagaggagggggtagcggAGAGGATGACAACATTTGCAGGGATTTTCTGCGCAATGTTTGCCGCCGAGGTAAACGTTGCAAGTTCAAACACCCAGAAGAGACTGACCCTGGACCGCCCAACAAGCCTGTTAAGATTGATCTAACCTTCTGCCATGACTATCAGAATGGTCACTGCTCAAGGGCTATGTGCAG GTTTATTCACTGTACATGTGAAGATGAGGACTACTATCTAAGGACGGGTGACATTGCGCCACATATCCTGGACCAGGCAATCAGAAAGGGTCAGCTGGGGGATGTTACTCTCAATGGTGACGTGCCAATTTGCAAA GACTACCTGATGGGTGAATGTTCTAGACGCAGGGGTGGGAAATGCAAGTTCCGTCACATAACAAAGACTGAATACGAAGCAGAGATCTATGGACAAGAGATTGATCCATCGTTGAACCACTATGATCATAACATAAACCATGAACCTATTGGTAATATTTGCCCACCCGATCCTAAACGACAGAGATTTGATATTAAGCCAATTCCACCTGAGTTCCCCAGAGAGCGCGAGTTTATCAGACCAGTAGAAGAGGTCATGGTAGGCCGTGACATTAACTTGAGGGAGTTTCGAGACAGAGATCGGGAGCGAATTAAGGAGAGGGACAGACGAGGCTTAGAAGAGATTCTAATCCTAAGGAAGCAGATGGACgacttaaagaaagaaaatgcatctCTGAAGAAGGATGTGTCTGATCTTAGAGCAACAAATGAGTTTCTCTTAGATCAG GTGACAACATTACGTCTAAGTAAAGCAGGAGGAAGTGTAACAGCAGTGACAGTACCAGCAGTAAGTTTGGCATCCACCATTCCAGTTGCAACAAGTGTACAACCTCTCACTGCAGCCCAGCTGTCTCAACCTCTCCCAATCACATCCGATGGGTCTGTAGTGGCCCTGCCAACTGGTCCCCCAcggccgccaccaccacctcaagCACCCCAGCAGGCCCCACCTCAATCATTAGCTCCTCCTACACAGCAGGTTGCTGTAGCACAGCCTGGGCCAGCAGTTGTAGGGTCTGTCGGAGGTGTGCAGGTATCTTTAGCACAGACTGGATTAACAGCTGTTTCTCTATCGACTGTGTCTCTCAACCCTCAGATTGCCCCTGCTACTTCCATGGCCCCATCCATGGGCAGACCCTCTGCCCAGAACATGGCAATATCCATGAGTGGTGCTTCAGGTCATCTTGTTTCTTACCCCATCATGACACAACCAGGTCTCAGGCCACAGTTACAGTAG
- the LOC113806521 gene encoding zinc finger CCCH domain-containing protein 10 isoform X1, with protein sequence MTMGLLKNEMVIRMNSHSKEEGRGGGSGEDDNICRDFLRNVCRRGKRCKFKHPEETDPGPPNKPVKIDLTFCHDYQNGHCSRAMCRFIHCTCEDEDYYLRTGDIAPHILDQAIRKGQLGDVTLNGDVPICKDYLMGECSRRRGGKCKFRHITKTEYEAEIYGQEIDPSLNHYDHNINHEPIGNICPPDPKRQRFDIKPIPPEFPREREFIRPVEEVMVGRDINLREFRDRDRERIKERDRRGLEEILILRKQMDDLKKENASLKKDVSDLRATNEFLLDQVTTLRLSKAGGSVTAVTVPAVSLASTIPVATSVQPLTAAQLSQPLPITSDGSVVALPTGPPRPPPPPQAPQQAPPQSLAPPTQQVAVAQPGPAVVGSVGGVQVSLAQTGLTAVSLSTVSLNPQIAPATSMAPSMGRPSAQNMAISMSGASGHLVSYPIMTQPGLRPQLQ encoded by the exons ATGACCATGGGTTT ACTCAAAAATGAAATGGTAATTAGAATGAACAGCCacagtaaggaggagggaagaggagggggtagcggAGAGGATGACAACATTTGCAGGGATTTTCTGCGCAATGTTTGCCGCCGAGGTAAACGTTGCAAGTTCAAACACCCAGAAGAGACTGACCCTGGACCGCCCAACAAGCCTGTTAAGATTGATCTAACCTTCTGCCATGACTATCAGAATGGTCACTGCTCAAGGGCTATGTGCAG GTTTATTCACTGTACATGTGAAGATGAGGACTACTATCTAAGGACGGGTGACATTGCGCCACATATCCTGGACCAGGCAATCAGAAAGGGTCAGCTGGGGGATGTTACTCTCAATGGTGACGTGCCAATTTGCAAA GACTACCTGATGGGTGAATGTTCTAGACGCAGGGGTGGGAAATGCAAGTTCCGTCACATAACAAAGACTGAATACGAAGCAGAGATCTATGGACAAGAGATTGATCCATCGTTGAACCACTATGATCATAACATAAACCATGAACCTATTGGTAATATTTGCCCACCCGATCCTAAACGACAGAGATTTGATATTAAGCCAATTCCACCTGAGTTCCCCAGAGAGCGCGAGTTTATCAGACCAGTAGAAGAGGTCATGGTAGGCCGTGACATTAACTTGAGGGAGTTTCGAGACAGAGATCGGGAGCGAATTAAGGAGAGGGACAGACGAGGCTTAGAAGAGATTCTAATCCTAAGGAAGCAGATGGACgacttaaagaaagaaaatgcatctCTGAAGAAGGATGTGTCTGATCTTAGAGCAACAAATGAGTTTCTCTTAGATCAG GTGACAACATTACGTCTAAGTAAAGCAGGAGGAAGTGTAACAGCAGTGACAGTACCAGCAGTAAGTTTGGCATCCACCATTCCAGTTGCAACAAGTGTACAACCTCTCACTGCAGCCCAGCTGTCTCAACCTCTCCCAATCACATCCGATGGGTCTGTAGTGGCCCTGCCAACTGGTCCCCCAcggccgccaccaccacctcaagCACCCCAGCAGGCCCCACCTCAATCATTAGCTCCTCCTACACAGCAGGTTGCTGTAGCACAGCCTGGGCCAGCAGTTGTAGGGTCTGTCGGAGGTGTGCAGGTATCTTTAGCACAGACTGGATTAACAGCTGTTTCTCTATCGACTGTGTCTCTCAACCCTCAGATTGCCCCTGCTACTTCCATGGCCCCATCCATGGGCAGACCCTCTGCCCAGAACATGGCAATATCCATGAGTGGTGCTTCAGGTCATCTTGTTTCTTACCCCATCATGACACAACCAGGTCTCAGGCCACAGTTACAGTAG
- the LOC113810796 gene encoding uncharacterized protein, which produces MRITSMALVLLLVGSALSAPSSARQTALINAFSDRKTVESIVDCFLGKKKCSPEEEKMRVRALATMRSFGTCPPSMCTPEEAAEMSTAMGLLAEKYPDLWAKLIAAMFGIDLGRK; this is translated from the exons ATGAGAATCACCTCGATGGCCTTGGTGCTGCTCCTCGTCGGGTCGGCGCTCTCGGCCCCTTCGTCAGCGAGGCAGACGGCGCTCATAAACGCCTTTAGCGACCGAAAGACAGTGGAGTCCATCGTCGACTGCTTCCTCGGCAAGAAGAAGTGTTCcccggaagaggagaagatgagag TGCGTGCCCTGGCTACCATGAGGAGCTTCGGCACATGTCCCCCCAGCATGTGCACCCCTGAGGAAGCCGCCGAGATGAGCACTGCAATGGGTCTTCTGGCGGAGAAGTACCCCGACCTGTGGGCCAAGCTGATCGCGGCCATGTTCGGCATCGACCTCGGGAGAAAATAG